One window of the Saccopteryx bilineata isolate mSacBil1 chromosome 2, mSacBil1_pri_phased_curated, whole genome shotgun sequence genome contains the following:
- the SCIMP gene encoding SLP adapter and CSK-interacting membrane protein isoform X1: MPFTHASFLYLHSPQESTAMDWWRDNFWIILAVAITIISVTMGLILYCVCRRLLRQGKKLEITKSLKQRQKDGEMMYENILNETPVQLPPLPPRGLLSQQDASPQETPSEPPATYTSVNKVKNKKTVSIPSYIEPDCDYDDVEIPADMENHHFATTISSFWQAKEGSHSLF, translated from the exons ATGCCTTTCACTCATGCCTCATTTCTCTATCTCCATTCTCCTCAGGAATCCACTGCAATGGATTGGTGGAGGGACAATTTCTGGATCATCTTAGCTGTGGCCATCACCATAATCTCTGTGACCATGGGCCTCATACTGTACTGTGTCTGTAGGCGGCTGCTCAGACAAG gCAAGAAATTGGAAATTACTAAGTCCTTGAAACAAAGGCAAAAAGATGGAGAAATGATGTATGA gaATATTCTCAATGAAACACCAGTTCAACTGCCCCCTCTGCCACCCAGGGGTTTGCTTTCTCAACAAGATGCCT CCCCACAGGAAACCCCAAGTGAGCCACCAGCGACATACACATcggtaaataaagttaaaaataagaagaCAGTTTCCATCCCAAGCTATATCGAGCCTGATTGTGACTATGATGACGTTGAAATCCCTGCAGATATGGAAAACCATCATTTTGCAACaaccatttcttctttttggcAAGCTAAAGAGGGTTCACACAGCTTATTTTAA
- the SCIMP gene encoding SLP adapter and CSK-interacting membrane protein isoform X2 produces the protein MAAAQESTAMDWWRDNFWIILAVAITIISVTMGLILYCVCRRLLRQGKKLEITKSLKQRQKDGEMMYENILNETPVQLPPLPPRGLLSQQDASPQETPSEPPATYTSVNKVKNKKTVSIPSYIEPDCDYDDVEIPADMENHHFATTISSFWQAKEGSHSLF, from the exons GAATCCACTGCAATGGATTGGTGGAGGGACAATTTCTGGATCATCTTAGCTGTGGCCATCACCATAATCTCTGTGACCATGGGCCTCATACTGTACTGTGTCTGTAGGCGGCTGCTCAGACAAG gCAAGAAATTGGAAATTACTAAGTCCTTGAAACAAAGGCAAAAAGATGGAGAAATGATGTATGA gaATATTCTCAATGAAACACCAGTTCAACTGCCCCCTCTGCCACCCAGGGGTTTGCTTTCTCAACAAGATGCCT CCCCACAGGAAACCCCAAGTGAGCCACCAGCGACATACACATcggtaaataaagttaaaaataagaagaCAGTTTCCATCCCAAGCTATATCGAGCCTGATTGTGACTATGATGACGTTGAAATCCCTGCAGATATGGAAAACCATCATTTTGCAACaaccatttcttctttttggcAAGCTAAAGAGGGTTCACACAGCTTATTTTAA